One window of the bacterium genome contains the following:
- a CDS encoding FAD-dependent oxidoreductase yields the protein MPRARVVIVGAGFGGLTAAQTLARYPVDVIVIDRKNHHTFQPLLYQVATTTLSPGEIAAPIRGILRRHPHVEVLMGNVTRIDLEARTVQLNGAHG from the coding sequence ATGCCCCGCGCCCGCGTTGTGATCGTCGGGGCCGGCTTCGGAGGCCTCACCGCGGCCCAAACGCTGGCCCGCTACCCGGTCGACGTCATTGTCATCGATCGCAAGAACCACCACACTTTTCAGCCGCTTCTCTATCAGGTAGCGACCACGACGCTGTCTCCGGGGGAGATCGCGGCTCCAATTCGGGGGATCTTGCGCCGGCACCCTCACGTTGAGGTCCTCATGGGTAATGTCACGCGCATCGACCTTGAGGCGCGTACCGTCCAGCTGAATGGGGCGCACGGCTGA
- the pgi gene encoding glucose-6-phosphate isomerase: MKTEPIVLTSSPAWTALETNYAETRGHHLRDLFAADPRRGERLRVEGAGLYLDYSKHRITDDTLRLLLALAESSGLRQRIDAMFRGDKINVTERRAVLHVVLRAPKQQSIIVDGQDAVPEVHAVLDRMAGFADRVRSGAWRGYTGKPIRNIINIGIGGSDLGPLMAYEALRWYSRRDMTFRFVSNIDGTDFVEATRDLDPAETLFVVSSKTFTTLETITNAKAARAWTLHALGDEQAVARHFVAVSTNAREVAAFGIDTANMFGFWDWVGGRYSLDSAIGLSTMIAVGPDHFRSMLAGFHAMDEHFRTAPFERNLPVLVGLLGVWYNNFYGAQTVAVLPYDQYLKRFPAYLQQLTMESNGKSAMVDGRRIDYQTGPIYWGEPGTNGQHSFYQLLHQGTKLVPCDFIGFVEPLNPLDHHHDLLMANMLAQAEALAFGKTAEQVTAEGTPDWLVPHRVFEGNRPSTVILADRLTPETLGKLVALYEHSVFTQGTIWQIDSFDQWGVELGKVLAQRIIPELIAPAETAHAHDSSTTELIRRYRRMRAQPA, from the coding sequence ATGAAGACCGAACCGATCGTGCTGACCTCCAGCCCTGCCTGGACGGCGCTTGAGACGAACTACGCTGAAACACGGGGCCATCACCTCCGCGACCTATTCGCCGCCGATCCTCGCCGCGGCGAGCGCCTGCGCGTTGAGGGGGCCGGCCTCTACCTCGATTATTCCAAACACCGCATCACGGACGATACGCTGCGGTTGCTGCTCGCCCTTGCGGAGAGCTCGGGGCTCCGGCAGCGGATCGACGCGATGTTCCGGGGCGACAAGATCAACGTCACCGAGCGCCGGGCCGTGCTGCACGTCGTCCTCCGCGCCCCGAAACAACAGTCGATCATCGTCGATGGGCAGGACGCCGTGCCGGAAGTGCATGCCGTACTCGACCGCATGGCGGGGTTCGCCGACCGCGTCCGTTCGGGCGCCTGGCGGGGCTACACCGGCAAGCCGATCCGGAACATCATCAACATCGGCATCGGTGGGTCCGACCTGGGTCCCCTGATGGCGTATGAGGCGCTCCGATGGTATAGCCGCCGCGACATGACCTTCCGCTTCGTCTCGAACATCGACGGGACCGACTTCGTCGAGGCGACGCGCGACCTCGACCCGGCTGAGACATTGTTCGTTGTCTCCTCGAAGACGTTTACCACGCTCGAGACGATCACCAACGCCAAGGCCGCGCGCGCCTGGACACTGCACGCCCTCGGTGACGAACAGGCGGTGGCCCGGCATTTCGTGGCCGTCTCGACCAATGCCCGCGAGGTGGCCGCATTCGGCATCGACACCGCCAACATGTTTGGGTTCTGGGACTGGGTCGGCGGACGGTACTCCCTGGACTCGGCGATCGGCCTGTCGACGATGATCGCCGTCGGCCCGGACCACTTTCGGTCCATGCTCGCGGGCTTCCACGCCATGGACGAGCATTTCCGGACCGCGCCCTTCGAGCGCAACCTTCCGGTCCTGGTCGGCCTGCTCGGCGTCTGGTATAACAACTTCTACGGCGCGCAGACCGTTGCGGTGCTCCCCTACGACCAGTACCTCAAGCGCTTCCCCGCCTACTTGCAGCAGTTGACGATGGAGAGCAACGGCAAGTCCGCCATGGTCGACGGCAGGCGCATCGACTATCAGACGGGACCCATCTACTGGGGCGAGCCGGGGACCAACGGCCAGCATTCCTTCTACCAGCTCCTCCATCAGGGTACGAAGCTCGTCCCCTGCGATTTCATCGGGTTCGTCGAGCCACTCAACCCTCTCGACCATCACCACGATCTCCTCATGGCGAACATGCTGGCCCAGGCGGAGGCCCTGGCCTTCGGGAAGACCGCCGAACAGGTGACGGCCGAGGGCACGCCCGACTGGCTGGTTCCGCACCGCGTCTTCGAGGGGAACCGCCCCTCGACCGTCATCCTGGCCGACCGGCTGACGCCCGAGACGCTGGGCAAGCTTGTGGCGCTGTACGAGCACAGCGTCTTCACGCAGGGGACCATTTGGCAGATCGACTCATTCGATCAGTGGGGGGTGGAGCTCGGCAAGGTCCTCGCGCAGCGGATCATCCCAGAACTCATCGCGCCTGCAGAAACCGCCCACGCCCACGACAGCTCGACGACCGAGCTGATCCGGCGGTACCGGCGGATGCGGGCACAACCCGCATGA
- a CDS encoding cytochrome c oxidase assembly protein, with protein MAAAPSLPLTALGGAVTLLYFVGVRRYNATHVLRPFPRWRIAAFVSGALILWTSLAPPLDAYADRRFAIHMVQHLLLMIVAAPLLILGTPLSVARHAAPASWQRPLGRTLRHPAVQMLQFPVLTWGAFPAVMWGSHYSALFEAALERPLVHMLEHALYLGAALLFWMPVVAAEPSRWRLSHPLRLLYLMVAGPPNVFLAVSLYQSTRLLYPHYEVANLLAGRSPLADQRAGAAVMWILGGIPFLIAMIAVAAAWARHETLLARRLDAALERRETGAV; from the coding sequence ATGGCGGCGGCACCCTCCCTTCCGCTCACTGCCCTCGGCGGAGCCGTCACCCTGCTATACTTCGTTGGAGTCCGTCGATACAACGCCACGCACGTGCTGCGACCATTTCCCCGGTGGCGCATCGCGGCGTTCGTTTCAGGCGCGCTTATCCTGTGGACGTCCCTCGCCCCGCCGCTGGACGCGTACGCGGATCGCCGGTTTGCGATCCACATGGTGCAGCACTTGTTATTGATGATTGTCGCCGCGCCGCTGTTGATCCTGGGGACACCGCTGTCGGTCGCGCGCCACGCGGCGCCTGCGTCGTGGCAGCGCCCGTTGGGCCGAACCCTCCGCCATCCCGCCGTCCAAATGCTACAGTTTCCTGTACTGACCTGGGGCGCCTTCCCGGCGGTGATGTGGGGATCCCATTATTCGGCCCTATTTGAGGCGGCGTTGGAGCGCCCGCTCGTGCATATGCTCGAGCACGCGCTCTACCTCGGCGCGGCGCTCCTCTTTTGGATGCCGGTCGTCGCCGCCGAACCATCCCGCTGGCGACTGAGCCATCCGCTCCGCCTGCTCTATCTGATGGTGGCCGGACCTCCCAATGTCTTCCTGGCCGTCTCGCTCTACCAGTCCACGCGCCTGCTGTATCCGCATTACGAAGTGGCGAACCTGCTCGCCGGCCGGTCGCCGCTGGCCGATCAGCGCGCCGGTGCGGCCGTGATGTGGATCCTCGGCGGGATCCCCTTCCTGATCGCCATGATCGCGGTGGCGGCGGCCTGGGCTCGCCATGAAACGCTATTGGCCCGGCGCCTCGATGCCGCGCTGGAGCGTCGCGAGACCGGCGCGGTCTAG
- a CDS encoding cytochrome bc complex cytochrome b subunit: MIRRLVLWLDDRLGAASFARRALRKAFPDHWAFMLGEIALYCFVLLVLTGTFLTLFYTASGQDVTYSGPYAPLAGVRMSAAYASVLRLSFEVRAGLVMRQIHHWAALVFVAAIVVHLLRIFFTGAFRRPREINWFVGTGLLILGMLEGFTGYSLPDDLLSGTGIRIAYSVVLSIPLVGTWLAFLFFGGEFPTPIVIGRLLVLHIMLLPGLLFAAVGVHLAIVWHQKHTLFPGPGRTERMVVGSPLWPHYAMKSVGLALVVVAILALLGGLFQVNPVWLYGPYNPTTASAPAQPDWYIGWLEGILRLAPRGDIQLFGHLIPGIFIVGVLFPGAFFAGILLWPLIEHRITGDDAPHHLLNRVRDVPWRSGVGVGVLAFAVILTVAGSNDVLARFFGVPVEWITVGLRVALLVVPPVAGYLTYGICRDLNGGAPESARVGRWVRLRRSATGGFEEVEPDGPDRGAGTAERRGH; this comes from the coding sequence ATGATACGCCGGCTCGTCTTGTGGCTCGACGACCGATTGGGCGCGGCGTCCTTCGCCCGACGGGCGCTGCGCAAAGCGTTCCCCGATCACTGGGCGTTCATGCTCGGGGAGATCGCCCTGTATTGTTTCGTACTGCTCGTGCTCACGGGGACGTTCCTGACGCTCTTTTACACCGCGTCTGGCCAGGACGTCACCTACAGCGGGCCGTACGCGCCGCTCGCCGGCGTGCGGATGTCCGCGGCGTACGCATCGGTTCTCCGGCTTTCTTTCGAGGTGCGCGCAGGACTCGTAATGCGCCAGATCCACCACTGGGCTGCGCTCGTGTTCGTCGCTGCGATCGTGGTCCATCTGCTGCGGATTTTCTTCACGGGCGCGTTCCGAAGGCCGCGGGAGATCAATTGGTTCGTGGGGACCGGGCTCCTCATCCTGGGCATGCTCGAGGGGTTCACGGGCTACTCCCTCCCGGACGACCTGCTTTCCGGGACGGGCATCCGGATCGCCTACTCCGTCGTGTTGTCGATTCCGCTGGTTGGGACGTGGCTGGCCTTCCTTTTCTTCGGGGGGGAGTTCCCCACCCCGATTGTGATTGGGCGCCTGCTCGTGCTGCATATCATGCTACTGCCCGGCCTGCTGTTCGCGGCGGTCGGTGTCCACCTGGCCATCGTCTGGCATCAGAAGCACACGCTCTTCCCCGGACCCGGACGAACCGAGCGAATGGTCGTCGGGTCACCGCTGTGGCCGCACTACGCCATGAAATCGGTAGGCCTGGCGCTAGTGGTCGTCGCGATCCTCGCCCTGCTGGGAGGCTTGTTTCAGGTCAACCCGGTGTGGCTTTACGGCCCATACAATCCCACGACGGCGAGCGCGCCCGCGCAGCCCGACTGGTACATCGGGTGGCTGGAGGGGATCCTCCGCCTAGCCCCGCGGGGAGACATCCAGTTGTTCGGCCACCTGATTCCGGGCATCTTCATCGTGGGGGTGCTGTTCCCGGGGGCGTTTTTCGCCGGGATTCTGCTCTGGCCGCTGATCGAGCATCGGATCACAGGAGACGATGCGCCCCACCACCTGCTGAACCGGGTGCGCGACGTGCCCTGGCGCAGCGGCGTCGGCGTCGGGGTGCTGGCGTTCGCCGTCATCCTGACTGTGGCCGGGAGCAATGACGTCCTGGCCCGATTCTTTGGCGTCCCGGTGGAGTGGATCACGGTGGGGCTGCGCGTCGCGCTCCTGGTCGTCCCTCCGGTCGCCGGATACCTCACGTACGGGATTTGCCGGGACCTCAATGGGGGCGCTCCCGAATCCGCGCGCGTCGGGCGCTGGGTCCGCCTTCGCCGGTCGGCCACCGGGGGCTTCGAGGAAGTCGAACCGGACGGGCCGGATCGTGGTGCTGGCACCGCTGAGCGTCGGGGCCACTGA
- a CDS encoding Rieske (2Fe-2S) protein, with translation MDGVRRQPRATGNASPGRPAANGHGRLVGTAFILSILASLALTAVYAVGGQPQLEGALLAVSLGTLGAGIILWARDLLIPEEISEEREPEPSPPGMRAAAETALQMGGRQLTRRTALSRLLIGALGALGLAALFPIRSLGPGPGRSLFHTQWSAGARVVDNEGHPVSVRDLEVGSVVTVFPEGFVGSPVSQVLLIRVEPGSLQLRPGRLAWAPDGVVAFSKICTHAGCPVGLYDASTHQLLCPCHQSTFDVLSGATPVFGPASRPLPQLPLEARADGVLRARADFQEPVGPGFWDRP, from the coding sequence ATGGACGGGGTGAGACGGCAGCCGCGGGCCACCGGCAATGCTTCGCCAGGACGCCCCGCCGCGAACGGACATGGGCGCCTGGTCGGGACGGCGTTCATCCTCTCCATCCTGGCGAGCCTGGCTCTCACCGCGGTCTACGCCGTCGGGGGACAGCCACAACTGGAAGGCGCGCTCCTGGCCGTCTCGCTCGGAACGCTTGGCGCGGGGATCATTTTGTGGGCGAGGGATCTGCTCATCCCTGAGGAAATCAGCGAGGAACGGGAGCCCGAGCCGTCGCCGCCCGGCATGCGTGCCGCCGCTGAAACTGCGCTCCAGATGGGCGGGCGCCAGTTGACCCGCCGCACGGCCCTCTCCCGGTTGTTGATTGGCGCACTCGGCGCGCTCGGCCTCGCGGCGCTGTTTCCGATCAGGTCACTGGGACCCGGCCCAGGCCGATCGTTATTTCACACCCAGTGGAGTGCCGGCGCTAGGGTCGTCGATAACGAGGGCCATCCCGTCAGCGTTCGCGATCTAGAAGTCGGTTCGGTGGTCACAGTCTTCCCGGAGGGATTCGTCGGCTCCCCGGTTTCACAGGTGCTGCTGATCCGTGTGGAGCCGGGTAGTCTGCAGTTGCGCCCCGGACGGCTGGCGTGGGCGCCGGACGGCGTCGTCGCCTTCTCGAAGATCTGCACGCACGCGGGCTGCCCGGTCGGGCTCTACGATGCCAGCACGCACCAGTTGCTGTGCCCCTGTCACCAGTCCACATTCGACGTGCTCAGCGGCGCCACGCCGGTGTTCGGGCCTGCGTCACGGCCGCTGCCGCAACTGCCGCTCGAGGCCCGGGCCGACGGCGTGCTGCGGGCCCGCGCCGACTTCCAGGAACCCGTCGGTCCTGGATTCTGGGACCGGCCATGA
- a CDS encoding c-type cytochrome, translating into MGKRSAWMLGLWLATGLGITLCAGVTPAAPLTTSPQGPAGGRGEVLYVTHCSSCHGLGGTGTPQALPLIGVGAAAVDFMLTTGRMPMADPNQPTLRQPPRFSRAENDALVAYIVSLGPGGPPIPTVRPERGSFARGGQLFGENCAPCHGADGQGAAVAQGQVAPSLHEATPTQIAEAIRIGPGPMPKFGRQIIDAGDLDALVRYVVFLRHAPDPGGLSLGHEGPVIEGFVAWLLGLGLMVVAIRLIGTTT; encoded by the coding sequence GTGGGGAAACGCAGTGCGTGGATGCTGGGCCTGTGGCTGGCGACAGGGCTGGGGATCACGCTCTGCGCGGGCGTGACGCCTGCGGCCCCGCTTACCACGTCGCCCCAAGGGCCGGCCGGCGGGCGGGGGGAAGTGTTGTACGTCACGCACTGCTCGAGTTGCCATGGACTCGGGGGAACCGGCACACCTCAGGCCCTCCCGTTGATCGGCGTCGGCGCCGCCGCGGTGGATTTCATGCTCACCACCGGGCGGATGCCCATGGCGGATCCCAACCAGCCGACGCTACGGCAACCCCCGAGATTCTCGCGCGCTGAGAACGACGCGCTCGTTGCGTATATCGTCTCGCTTGGACCGGGCGGCCCGCCCATTCCGACCGTGCGCCCCGAGCGGGGGAGCTTCGCACGCGGCGGGCAGTTGTTCGGCGAAAACTGCGCCCCCTGCCACGGCGCGGACGGCCAAGGGGCGGCGGTCGCACAGGGTCAGGTGGCGCCGTCCCTGCACGAGGCCACCCCGACCCAGATCGCAGAAGCCATCCGGATCGGGCCCGGGCCGATGCCGAAGTTCGGCAGGCAGATCATCGATGCCGGTGACCTCGACGCCCTGGTGCGCTACGTGGTCTTCCTCAGGCATGCCCCGGATCCCGGAGGCCTGAGCCTGGGGCACGAAGGCCCGGTCATCGAGGGATTCGTCGCGTGGCTGCTCGGTCTCGGTCTGATGGTCGTGGCCATCCGGCTCATTGGCACGACCACGTAA